In Cystobacter ferrugineus, the following are encoded in one genomic region:
- a CDS encoding tetratricopeptide repeat protein, producing MAKTSPRKAPASPKKAVAAPKKSAAAAKKRPSSVKNPVAQARPPAAKKKARAPVPPPVPVDVLPPASSFAGLVAEPVAESVPEQKALPAGEPVGGVAFPFEIDPKRIEEGLNKLRAEVVHWANKGRYTKVRFKFRGKQLLPDLPIAAVAAAEGLTFYWGGILRALIFTVAGGSLLQVELVNDADKRVQAGKEALLAGDLDEALAAFREALSMDRDNVGAHLNVGVALKLKGDREAALAAFERAKALDPEGPLGVEAERLAAPLRPKDVTAQTA from the coding sequence ATGGCGAAGACCTCACCCCGCAAGGCCCCGGCGAGCCCGAAGAAGGCCGTCGCGGCTCCGAAGAAGAGCGCCGCTGCCGCGAAGAAGCGCCCCTCGTCCGTGAAGAATCCGGTGGCCCAGGCGCGGCCGCCCGCGGCGAAGAAGAAGGCCCGGGCCCCAGTGCCGCCGCCTGTTCCGGTGGACGTGCTTCCCCCCGCCTCCTCCTTCGCCGGGCTCGTCGCCGAACCCGTGGCGGAGTCCGTGCCCGAGCAGAAGGCCCTGCCCGCGGGCGAGCCCGTGGGCGGCGTCGCGTTCCCCTTCGAGATCGATCCCAAGCGCATCGAGGAGGGCTTGAACAAGCTGCGCGCGGAGGTCGTCCACTGGGCGAACAAGGGCCGCTACACGAAGGTGCGCTTCAAGTTCCGCGGCAAGCAACTGCTGCCGGATCTGCCCATCGCCGCCGTGGCGGCCGCCGAGGGCCTGACCTTCTACTGGGGCGGCATCCTGCGCGCGCTCATCTTCACCGTGGCCGGGGGCAGCCTGCTCCAGGTGGAACTCGTCAACGACGCGGACAAGCGCGTGCAGGCCGGCAAGGAGGCCCTGCTCGCCGGAGACCTGGACGAGGCGCTCGCCGCCTTCCGCGAGGCGCTCTCCATGGACCGGGACAACGTTGGCGCGCACCTCAACGTGGGGGTTGCCCTCAAGCTGAAGGGAGATCGCGAGGCCGCGCTCGCCGCCTTCGAGCGTGCCAAGGCGTTGGATCCCGAAGGCCCCCTGGGCGTCGAGGCCGAGCGGCTCGCCGCCCCGCTGCGGCCCAAGGACGTCACCGCCCAGACGGCTTGA